A part of Populus alba chromosome 8, ASM523922v2, whole genome shotgun sequence genomic DNA contains:
- the LOC118061138 gene encoding uncharacterized protein isoform X1, translated as MADMPEKGESQSWIFHRSNFVLQWRLHVLAAIVFLGMVVIGSIDGGTIRSMVESRRSTKQYSTMKPHTQHPLTNLTQQQETLRNFSAITKDGTTNTPLAQESSDKKPHTQHPLTNRTQQQETLRNFSAITKNGTTNTPLAQESSDKKPHTQHPLTNLTQQQETLQNFSTVTKNGTSNNPLAQENNDIDTRVPPSSNIVLSNDENVSFAQNYSDGVLENLASRRNGSDGSVKWVSTELEPNLTENLLSRWLAPEGEPCRESRTVEIVIPGLDGKDLIELTAGDSHEFGFQALDESKNLVCSGGDYFETDLSGEAWKSRPLVRDFGNGSYSILLQVHPDFAGDYNLTLILLYRHFQGLKFSPWRFAFDKQLRKFRIKFVKGGAQLPKIETCEKSDFNRDLWLGRWTRQAKNDGCQISNDGRYRCLAPDFPCQSPWCGGSLGLLESNGWVYSSHCSFRLFSADSAWHCLKNRWIFFWGDSNHVDTIRNMLNFVLDLPQIPSVPRRFDMNFSNPKDASQSVRITSIFNGHWNETMNYEGFNSLMDEGFRNLLKKYFSEDTVPDTIIMNSGLHDGVHWHSLRAYSEGAGYAASFWKEVMDSVKQRGLAVPQIFYRTTIATGGYARSLAFNPNKMEVFNWVALDKFRRAGLVSGVIDNFDMTFPWHFDNRCSDGVHYGRAPAKMKWRDGEIGHQYFVDLMLAHVLLNALCSR; from the exons ATGG CAGATATGCCTGAAAAAGGAGAGAGCCAGTCATGGATTTTTCACCGTTCAAACTTTGTGCTCCAATGGCGTCTTCATGTACTAGCAGCTATTGTTTTCCTTGGTATGGTGGTTATTGGGAGCATAGATGGGGGCACCATTAGAAGCATGGTCGAATCAAGAAGGTCCACGAAGCAATATTCGACCATGAAACCTCACACGCAACACCCTCTCACAAATCTAACCCAGCAACAAGAAACCCTTCGAAATTTCTCTGCAATCACAAAAGATGGCACCACCAATACCCCATTAGCCCAAGAGAGCAGCGACAAGAAACCTCACACACAACACCCTCTCACAAATCGAACCCAGCAACAAGAAACCCTTCGAAATTTCTCTGCAATCACAAAAAATGGCACCACCAATACCCCATTAGCCCAAGAGAGCAGCGACAAGAAACCTCACACACAACACCCTCTCACAAATCTAACCCAGCAACAAGAAACCCTTCAGAATTTCTCTACGGTCACAAAAAATGGCACCTCCAATAACCCATTAGCCCAAGAGAACAACGACATTGATACCAGGGTCCCACCTAGTTCTAACATAGTACTCAGCAACGACGAGAATGTTTCTTTTGCTCAGAATTATTCAGATGGAGTTTTGGAGAATTTAGCCTCACGAAGGAATGGATCAGATGGTAGTGTGAAGTGGGTGTCGACTGAACTGGAGCCAAACTTGACGGAAAACCTTCTTTCAAGGTGGCTAGCTCCTGAAGGGGAGCCTTGTAGAGAGTCACGTACGGTGGAGATTGTGATTCCTGGACTGGATGGTAAAGATTTGATTGAGTTGACGGCTGGTGATAGTCATGAATTTGGTTTTCAAGCTCTGGATGAGTCCAAGAATCTTGTTTGTTCAGGTGGCGATTATTTCGAGACTGATCTTTCAGGGGAGGCATGGAAATCAAGGCCTTTAGTAAGGGATTTTGGAAATGGGTCTTACTCTATTTTGCTTCAAGTTCATCCTGATTTTGCTGGTGATTATAATCTTACTCTTATTTTGCTCTATAGGCATTTTCAAGGTCTTAAATTTTCACCATGGAGATTCGCTTTTGATAAACAATTGCGTAAGTTTCGAATCAAGTTTGTTAAGGGTGGTGCTCAGTTGCCAAAGattgaaacttgtgaaaaatctGATTTCAATAGAGATCTTTGGTTAGGAAGGTGGACTAGGCAGGCTAAAAATGATGGTTGCCAAATCAGTAATGACGGCCGGTACCGCTGTCTGGCGCCAGATTTTCCATGCCAAAGTCCTTGGTGTGGTGGTTCTTTAGGGTTGTTAGAGAGTAATGGTTGGGTGTATTCAAGCCACTGTTCATTTAGGCTTTTCTCAGCTGATTCTGCTTGGCATTGCTTGAAGAATCGCTGGATTTTCTTTTGGGGTGATTCAAATCATGTTGATACTATAAGAAACATGCTAAATTTTGTGTTGGATTTGCCTCAAATACCATCAGTTCCTAGACGGTTTGATATGAACTTTTCAAACCCGAAAGATGCATCTCAAAGTGTTAGAATTACTAGCATTTTCAATGGTCATTGGAATGAGACAATGAATTATGAAGGATTTAACTCCTTGATGGATGAAGGATTTAGGAATCTGTTGAAGAAGTACTTCTCAGAGGACACAGTGCCAGACACTATAATCATGAATTCAGGTTTACATGATGGAGTGCATTGGCATAGTCTTAGAGCATATTCAGAGGGAGCAGGGTATGCAGCATCATTCTGGAAAGAAGTCATGGACTCGGTGAAGCAGAGAGGGTTAGCAGTTCCACAGATCTTTTACCGGACAACAATAGCCACTGGTGGGTATGCAAGATCACTAGCATTTAATCCGAACAAGATGGAGGTATTTAATTGGGTTGCATTAGATAAATTCAGGCGAGCTGGGTTGGTTTCTGGTGTGATAGATAACTTTGATATGACTTTTCCATGGCATTTTGACAATCGGTGCAGTGATGGGGTTCATTATGGCAGAGCTCCGGCTAAGATGAAGTGGAGGGATGGTGAAATCGGCCACCAGTATTTTGTGGACCTCATGCTGGCTCATGTGCTGCTCAATGCTTTGTGTTCAAGGTAG
- the LOC118061138 gene encoding uncharacterized protein isoform X2, with amino-acid sequence MDMPEKGESQSWIFHRSNFVLQWRLHVLAAIVFLGMVVIGSIDGGTIRSMVESRRSTKQYSTMKPHTQHPLTNLTQQQETLRNFSAITKDGTTNTPLAQESSDKKPHTQHPLTNRTQQQETLRNFSAITKNGTTNTPLAQESSDKKPHTQHPLTNLTQQQETLQNFSTVTKNGTSNNPLAQENNDIDTRVPPSSNIVLSNDENVSFAQNYSDGVLENLASRRNGSDGSVKWVSTELEPNLTENLLSRWLAPEGEPCRESRTVEIVIPGLDGKDLIELTAGDSHEFGFQALDESKNLVCSGGDYFETDLSGEAWKSRPLVRDFGNGSYSILLQVHPDFAGDYNLTLILLYRHFQGLKFSPWRFAFDKQLRKFRIKFVKGGAQLPKIETCEKSDFNRDLWLGRWTRQAKNDGCQISNDGRYRCLAPDFPCQSPWCGGSLGLLESNGWVYSSHCSFRLFSADSAWHCLKNRWIFFWGDSNHVDTIRNMLNFVLDLPQIPSVPRRFDMNFSNPKDASQSVRITSIFNGHWNETMNYEGFNSLMDEGFRNLLKKYFSEDTVPDTIIMNSGLHDGVHWHSLRAYSEGAGYAASFWKEVMDSVKQRGLAVPQIFYRTTIATGGYARSLAFNPNKMEVFNWVALDKFRRAGLVSGVIDNFDMTFPWHFDNRCSDGVHYGRAPAKMKWRDGEIGHQYFVDLMLAHVLLNALCSR; translated from the exons ATGG ATATGCCTGAAAAAGGAGAGAGCCAGTCATGGATTTTTCACCGTTCAAACTTTGTGCTCCAATGGCGTCTTCATGTACTAGCAGCTATTGTTTTCCTTGGTATGGTGGTTATTGGGAGCATAGATGGGGGCACCATTAGAAGCATGGTCGAATCAAGAAGGTCCACGAAGCAATATTCGACCATGAAACCTCACACGCAACACCCTCTCACAAATCTAACCCAGCAACAAGAAACCCTTCGAAATTTCTCTGCAATCACAAAAGATGGCACCACCAATACCCCATTAGCCCAAGAGAGCAGCGACAAGAAACCTCACACACAACACCCTCTCACAAATCGAACCCAGCAACAAGAAACCCTTCGAAATTTCTCTGCAATCACAAAAAATGGCACCACCAATACCCCATTAGCCCAAGAGAGCAGCGACAAGAAACCTCACACACAACACCCTCTCACAAATCTAACCCAGCAACAAGAAACCCTTCAGAATTTCTCTACGGTCACAAAAAATGGCACCTCCAATAACCCATTAGCCCAAGAGAACAACGACATTGATACCAGGGTCCCACCTAGTTCTAACATAGTACTCAGCAACGACGAGAATGTTTCTTTTGCTCAGAATTATTCAGATGGAGTTTTGGAGAATTTAGCCTCACGAAGGAATGGATCAGATGGTAGTGTGAAGTGGGTGTCGACTGAACTGGAGCCAAACTTGACGGAAAACCTTCTTTCAAGGTGGCTAGCTCCTGAAGGGGAGCCTTGTAGAGAGTCACGTACGGTGGAGATTGTGATTCCTGGACTGGATGGTAAAGATTTGATTGAGTTGACGGCTGGTGATAGTCATGAATTTGGTTTTCAAGCTCTGGATGAGTCCAAGAATCTTGTTTGTTCAGGTGGCGATTATTTCGAGACTGATCTTTCAGGGGAGGCATGGAAATCAAGGCCTTTAGTAAGGGATTTTGGAAATGGGTCTTACTCTATTTTGCTTCAAGTTCATCCTGATTTTGCTGGTGATTATAATCTTACTCTTATTTTGCTCTATAGGCATTTTCAAGGTCTTAAATTTTCACCATGGAGATTCGCTTTTGATAAACAATTGCGTAAGTTTCGAATCAAGTTTGTTAAGGGTGGTGCTCAGTTGCCAAAGattgaaacttgtgaaaaatctGATTTCAATAGAGATCTTTGGTTAGGAAGGTGGACTAGGCAGGCTAAAAATGATGGTTGCCAAATCAGTAATGACGGCCGGTACCGCTGTCTGGCGCCAGATTTTCCATGCCAAAGTCCTTGGTGTGGTGGTTCTTTAGGGTTGTTAGAGAGTAATGGTTGGGTGTATTCAAGCCACTGTTCATTTAGGCTTTTCTCAGCTGATTCTGCTTGGCATTGCTTGAAGAATCGCTGGATTTTCTTTTGGGGTGATTCAAATCATGTTGATACTATAAGAAACATGCTAAATTTTGTGTTGGATTTGCCTCAAATACCATCAGTTCCTAGACGGTTTGATATGAACTTTTCAAACCCGAAAGATGCATCTCAAAGTGTTAGAATTACTAGCATTTTCAATGGTCATTGGAATGAGACAATGAATTATGAAGGATTTAACTCCTTGATGGATGAAGGATTTAGGAATCTGTTGAAGAAGTACTTCTCAGAGGACACAGTGCCAGACACTATAATCATGAATTCAGGTTTACATGATGGAGTGCATTGGCATAGTCTTAGAGCATATTCAGAGGGAGCAGGGTATGCAGCATCATTCTGGAAAGAAGTCATGGACTCGGTGAAGCAGAGAGGGTTAGCAGTTCCACAGATCTTTTACCGGACAACAATAGCCACTGGTGGGTATGCAAGATCACTAGCATTTAATCCGAACAAGATGGAGGTATTTAATTGGGTTGCATTAGATAAATTCAGGCGAGCTGGGTTGGTTTCTGGTGTGATAGATAACTTTGATATGACTTTTCCATGGCATTTTGACAATCGGTGCAGTGATGGGGTTCATTATGGCAGAGCTCCGGCTAAGATGAAGTGGAGGGATGGTGAAATCGGCCACCAGTATTTTGTGGACCTCATGCTGGCTCATGTGCTGCTCAATGCTTTGTGTTCAAGGTAG
- the LOC118061138 gene encoding uncharacterized protein isoform X3 — protein MPEKGESQSWIFHRSNFVLQWRLHVLAAIVFLGMVVIGSIDGGTIRSMVESRRSTKQYSTMKPHTQHPLTNLTQQQETLRNFSAITKDGTTNTPLAQESSDKKPHTQHPLTNRTQQQETLRNFSAITKNGTTNTPLAQESSDKKPHTQHPLTNLTQQQETLQNFSTVTKNGTSNNPLAQENNDIDTRVPPSSNIVLSNDENVSFAQNYSDGVLENLASRRNGSDGSVKWVSTELEPNLTENLLSRWLAPEGEPCRESRTVEIVIPGLDGKDLIELTAGDSHEFGFQALDESKNLVCSGGDYFETDLSGEAWKSRPLVRDFGNGSYSILLQVHPDFAGDYNLTLILLYRHFQGLKFSPWRFAFDKQLRKFRIKFVKGGAQLPKIETCEKSDFNRDLWLGRWTRQAKNDGCQISNDGRYRCLAPDFPCQSPWCGGSLGLLESNGWVYSSHCSFRLFSADSAWHCLKNRWIFFWGDSNHVDTIRNMLNFVLDLPQIPSVPRRFDMNFSNPKDASQSVRITSIFNGHWNETMNYEGFNSLMDEGFRNLLKKYFSEDTVPDTIIMNSGLHDGVHWHSLRAYSEGAGYAASFWKEVMDSVKQRGLAVPQIFYRTTIATGGYARSLAFNPNKMEVFNWVALDKFRRAGLVSGVIDNFDMTFPWHFDNRCSDGVHYGRAPAKMKWRDGEIGHQYFVDLMLAHVLLNALCSR, from the coding sequence ATGCCTGAAAAAGGAGAGAGCCAGTCATGGATTTTTCACCGTTCAAACTTTGTGCTCCAATGGCGTCTTCATGTACTAGCAGCTATTGTTTTCCTTGGTATGGTGGTTATTGGGAGCATAGATGGGGGCACCATTAGAAGCATGGTCGAATCAAGAAGGTCCACGAAGCAATATTCGACCATGAAACCTCACACGCAACACCCTCTCACAAATCTAACCCAGCAACAAGAAACCCTTCGAAATTTCTCTGCAATCACAAAAGATGGCACCACCAATACCCCATTAGCCCAAGAGAGCAGCGACAAGAAACCTCACACACAACACCCTCTCACAAATCGAACCCAGCAACAAGAAACCCTTCGAAATTTCTCTGCAATCACAAAAAATGGCACCACCAATACCCCATTAGCCCAAGAGAGCAGCGACAAGAAACCTCACACACAACACCCTCTCACAAATCTAACCCAGCAACAAGAAACCCTTCAGAATTTCTCTACGGTCACAAAAAATGGCACCTCCAATAACCCATTAGCCCAAGAGAACAACGACATTGATACCAGGGTCCCACCTAGTTCTAACATAGTACTCAGCAACGACGAGAATGTTTCTTTTGCTCAGAATTATTCAGATGGAGTTTTGGAGAATTTAGCCTCACGAAGGAATGGATCAGATGGTAGTGTGAAGTGGGTGTCGACTGAACTGGAGCCAAACTTGACGGAAAACCTTCTTTCAAGGTGGCTAGCTCCTGAAGGGGAGCCTTGTAGAGAGTCACGTACGGTGGAGATTGTGATTCCTGGACTGGATGGTAAAGATTTGATTGAGTTGACGGCTGGTGATAGTCATGAATTTGGTTTTCAAGCTCTGGATGAGTCCAAGAATCTTGTTTGTTCAGGTGGCGATTATTTCGAGACTGATCTTTCAGGGGAGGCATGGAAATCAAGGCCTTTAGTAAGGGATTTTGGAAATGGGTCTTACTCTATTTTGCTTCAAGTTCATCCTGATTTTGCTGGTGATTATAATCTTACTCTTATTTTGCTCTATAGGCATTTTCAAGGTCTTAAATTTTCACCATGGAGATTCGCTTTTGATAAACAATTGCGTAAGTTTCGAATCAAGTTTGTTAAGGGTGGTGCTCAGTTGCCAAAGattgaaacttgtgaaaaatctGATTTCAATAGAGATCTTTGGTTAGGAAGGTGGACTAGGCAGGCTAAAAATGATGGTTGCCAAATCAGTAATGACGGCCGGTACCGCTGTCTGGCGCCAGATTTTCCATGCCAAAGTCCTTGGTGTGGTGGTTCTTTAGGGTTGTTAGAGAGTAATGGTTGGGTGTATTCAAGCCACTGTTCATTTAGGCTTTTCTCAGCTGATTCTGCTTGGCATTGCTTGAAGAATCGCTGGATTTTCTTTTGGGGTGATTCAAATCATGTTGATACTATAAGAAACATGCTAAATTTTGTGTTGGATTTGCCTCAAATACCATCAGTTCCTAGACGGTTTGATATGAACTTTTCAAACCCGAAAGATGCATCTCAAAGTGTTAGAATTACTAGCATTTTCAATGGTCATTGGAATGAGACAATGAATTATGAAGGATTTAACTCCTTGATGGATGAAGGATTTAGGAATCTGTTGAAGAAGTACTTCTCAGAGGACACAGTGCCAGACACTATAATCATGAATTCAGGTTTACATGATGGAGTGCATTGGCATAGTCTTAGAGCATATTCAGAGGGAGCAGGGTATGCAGCATCATTCTGGAAAGAAGTCATGGACTCGGTGAAGCAGAGAGGGTTAGCAGTTCCACAGATCTTTTACCGGACAACAATAGCCACTGGTGGGTATGCAAGATCACTAGCATTTAATCCGAACAAGATGGAGGTATTTAATTGGGTTGCATTAGATAAATTCAGGCGAGCTGGGTTGGTTTCTGGTGTGATAGATAACTTTGATATGACTTTTCCATGGCATTTTGACAATCGGTGCAGTGATGGGGTTCATTATGGCAGAGCTCCGGCTAAGATGAAGTGGAGGGATGGTGAAATCGGCCACCAGTATTTTGTGGACCTCATGCTGGCTCATGTGCTGCTCAATGCTTTGTGTTCAAGGTAG